AAGAACCTTACTGCTATCGAGGAGGAGAGTTATGTAGTACTTGTTCTGAGAATCTTTGGAGAATATCTTCAGAAACACTCCCTTTCCCTGAGCGAGGGCCTTTTGGATTAAATTGGCTAAATCCATTTTAGACGTAACTACTGCATTTTCCACCAAGGGGGGCTTTGAGGGAATCTCCATCGGCACCACCATTAGCTATATATATCCCCTGCTACATGAGAACATACTAAGCGGAATCTACTTGATAGTGTATCTAAGTAACTATTTAAACATTATTGTCCTAGCTCGGGTGGTGGTCATGAGGATACTCATACTCGGCGGAGGACTCCTTGGACGCCTCTTAGCAGAGGCGCTCCGTGGCGAGTTCGAGGTAACGATAATAGAAAAGGACGAGCTAAGAGCCCAGACCCTAATGGAAGGCGGGTTAAATGTAATCCAAGGGGATTTCTCTTATACTGCAACCCTCCTGAAGGCGGGGATCGACAAGGTGGACCTCCTCGTAATAACGACAACAGACCTAGAAACAATAAAGAAAACGGTGTACGTCATCAGAAGCAACAACAAGGATGTCCCGATCGTGACGATTCTGCCAAACGGGATTACCCGCGAAGAGTTTAAGGAAGAGCTTAAAAAGTCATTTGAAGCCGAACTGAGCATTGACTATTCAATAACCCCAATTGAGGCCCTAAAGGAGTCCCTCCTTAATGTTATCCTCAAGATCGGAGAGAAGAAGAACTTGAACCTCCTCCTCAGGAAACTCCGGGAGCTTAAGGAGTCTTCTGATACCCTGGGGATAGTAATGCACGACAACCCTGACCCAGACTCAATAGCGAGTGCAATGGCGCTCTCACTCATAGCTCAGACACTTGGATTCAAGACAAAGATCTTCCACGGTGGTGACATAACACACCACGAGAACAGAGCTTTTGTAAACCTCCTTGGAATTGAACTAACAAAGGTCTCAAGGGGTTCATATGAGATCAAGAGGATGCCGTTTTTGGCCCTCGTGGACTGTCAGCCAAACGGTAACCTGACGATCTTGG
This region of Thermococcus stetteri genomic DNA includes:
- a CDS encoding DHH family phosphoesterase, with protein sequence MRILILGGGLLGRLLAEALRGEFEVTIIEKDELRAQTLMEGGLNVIQGDFSYTATLLKAGIDKVDLLVITTTDLETIKKTVYVIRSNNKDVPIVTILPNGITREEFKEELKKSFEAELSIDYSITPIEALKESLLNVILKIGEKKNLNLLLRKLRELKESSDTLGIVMHDNPDPDSIASAMALSLIAQTLGFKTKIFHGGDITHHENRAFVNLLGIELTKVSRGSYEIKRMPFLALVDCQPNGNLTILEESDMEKIKIVIDHHQILQHLSDLLPDDAFIDIRSEVNSASSILTEYLRGMNYSLSPALATALFYGIYVDTKKFSKLSPVDLKAIEFLAGKVDYEILDKIEHPDISTETAEILAKAILNRRMYKNVVISNVGFIKNRDALAEAADFLLRLEGITTVLVFGIVDDYIEMSARTRDVRVNIGKVMKDAFGEIGSGGGHARAGGARIPLGLFKLAKDKNSLLKLAEEAITEKFLEALNIKES